A genome region from Anabaena sphaerica FACHB-251 includes the following:
- a CDS encoding NACHT domain-containing protein, giving the protein MNLKENYIAKIDPLLEEALMQARGEEKMRVIMTLGDENQLRNNQNILNLKPDDFSSPTAYRQALIEQRKIQLSELIGDTVQELQQLSLTTQGGTMSRVIVVEGSATDIFRALELSGVNYVSLDQLIGLPEIAPDEAVNHFAELYIKILGIELDEKTKNLIYQASKQYILTYQKRYNRLRVLGMQQPVNLDDIYTEVQCLQPDEIGKFESITALEKNYRKNGSRRLTNEKYARQDGIIIANEYQHLMILGQPGAGKSTFLRKIGLEAIKGKSGQIQRECIPILIELKQLTDININIYQFLQREFAYIYLPFSEDFLNEALENGKLLILLDGLDEVPNKNLDLAIQKIKKFVNRYNHNYFIISCRTAAYRNKFKDFKEFAIADFDDKQIQQFINNWFYSEVDKKLGTAEKCWNKIKSEESTKELGRTPLLLTFLCLEYDESQDLPEKRATLYGNALDILLRRWAAEKRLPNEPVYRQLGIDLEKIMLADIAYHNFVADKLFFSQQEVSNKIKRFLSSNDNAPKNLDSGKVLDAITTEQGILVERARDVYSFSHLTLQEYLTAQYIYDHGLVEKLVTEHLTDNRWKEVFLLVAGVMRGGADHLLLLMEKAAQKYINTPKLQALLNWAEQVIVGSEGNYKPVGKRAVAIVNANVIAYANSFAYAESINYIEGNIIVYAEAIAIAIAKSIDNIYAYAIAVAEAINHYAINDAIEYSNRLEELKIFNKVNFTFLITQLETLKAQIYPNQTSRKEYSVFVNRLRKILLKTFHLTPEMINLSQDEAQALEYYLYANFLIIQCKDAAVRVSRETWEAIEGRMLLPPGN; this is encoded by the coding sequence ATGAACCTTAAAGAAAATTACATTGCTAAAATTGACCCTTTGCTAGAAGAAGCTTTAATGCAAGCAAGGGGTGAAGAGAAGATGCGGGTAATTATGACTTTGGGTGATGAAAATCAACTCAGGAATAATCAAAATATTTTAAATCTTAAACCTGATGATTTTTCATCACCTACAGCGTACAGACAAGCGTTAATTGAACAGCGTAAAATTCAACTTTCTGAACTTATAGGTGACACAGTTCAAGAATTACAACAACTGTCTTTAACAACGCAGGGCGGCACAATGAGCCGTGTTATAGTTGTTGAAGGTTCAGCAACGGATATATTTAGAGCGTTAGAATTATCTGGTGTTAATTATGTTAGTTTAGATCAATTAATAGGATTGCCAGAAATTGCACCTGATGAAGCAGTTAATCATTTTGCAGAATTGTATATTAAAATTTTAGGAATTGAGTTAGATGAGAAAACCAAAAACTTAATTTATCAAGCATCGAAACAATATATACTAACTTATCAAAAGCGATATAATCGGTTGCGAGTTTTGGGAATGCAGCAACCTGTTAATTTAGATGATATTTATACAGAAGTCCAATGTTTACAACCTGATGAGATTGGGAAATTTGAATCAATAACTGCTTTAGAAAAAAATTATCGTAAAAATGGTAGTCGCAGATTGACTAATGAAAAATATGCAAGACAAGATGGAATAATAATTGCTAATGAATATCAACATTTAATGATATTGGGACAACCAGGTGCGGGTAAGTCTACTTTCTTAAGAAAAATAGGATTAGAAGCAATAAAAGGTAAATCTGGACAAATTCAGCGTGAATGTATTCCTATTTTAATAGAACTAAAACAATTAACGGATATAAATATTAATATATATCAATTTCTTCAGAGAGAATTTGCATATATTTATTTACCATTCAGCGAGGATTTTCTGAATGAAGCATTAGAAAACGGTAAATTATTAATTTTGCTCGATGGATTAGACGAAGTACCAAATAAAAATTTGGATTTAGCGATTCAGAAAATAAAAAAATTTGTGAATAGATATAATCACAACTATTTTATAATTTCCTGTCGCACTGCTGCCTATAGAAATAAATTTAAGGATTTTAAAGAATTTGCAATAGCCGATTTTGATGATAAACAAATTCAGCAGTTTATTAATAACTGGTTTTATTCAGAAGTAGATAAAAAATTAGGTACTGCGGAAAAGTGCTGGAATAAAATCAAGAGTGAAGAATCTACTAAGGAATTAGGCAGAACTCCATTATTATTAACTTTTCTATGTTTAGAGTATGATGAATCTCAAGATTTACCAGAAAAAAGAGCTACATTATATGGTAATGCTCTCGATATTTTATTGAGAAGATGGGCAGCAGAAAAGAGATTACCAAATGAGCCAGTTTATCGTCAACTGGGGATTGATTTAGAAAAAATAATGTTAGCTGATATTGCTTATCATAATTTTGTAGCAGATAAACTTTTCTTTTCTCAGCAAGAAGTTTCAAATAAAATTAAAAGATTTCTATCTAGCAATGATAATGCACCGAAGAATTTAGATTCTGGTAAAGTATTAGATGCTATTACTACTGAACAAGGAATTTTAGTAGAACGTGCTAGAGATGTTTATTCTTTTTCTCATCTGACTTTACAGGAATATTTAACAGCACAGTATATTTATGATCACGGTTTAGTTGAAAAATTAGTTACTGAACACCTGACAGATAACAGGTGGAAAGAGGTATTTCTATTAGTTGCTGGAGTAATGCGGGGTGGTGCTGATCATTTATTGTTATTGATGGAAAAGGCAGCACAAAAATATATTAATACTCCCAAGTTACAGGCTTTATTGAACTGGGCAGAACAAGTCATAGTAGGATCTGAGGGTAATTATAAACCAGTGGGTAAACGTGCAGTAGCGATCGTCAATGCCAATGTCATCGCTTATGCTAATTCTTTTGCCTATGCTGAGTCTATCAACTACATCGAGGGTAATATCATAGTTTACGCCGAAGCTATTGCTATTGCCATTGCTAAATCTATTGATAACATTTACGCCTACGCTATTGCCGTTGCAGAAGCTATTAATCACTATGCTATTAACGATGCCATTGAGTATAGTAATAGACTTGAAGAATTAAAAATATTCAATAAAGTCAACTTTACTTTTTTGATTACTCAATTGGAAACACTAAAAGCTCAAATTTATCCTAATCAAACATCTAGAAAAGAGTATAGTGTATTTGTTAATCGCCTCCGAAAAATCTTATTAAAGACTTTTCATCTTACTCCAGAAATGATCAATTTATCCCAGGATGAAGCCCAAGCACTAGAATATTATCTCTATGCTAATTTCCTAATTATTCAATGTAAAGATGCTGCGGTGCGGGTGTCCCGTGAAACCTGGGAAGCAATAGAGGGGAGGATGTTGTTACCTCCTGGTAATTGA
- a CDS encoding thioesterase II family protein has protein sequence MTTKTTFNSSVTCPKPNPQAKLRLFCLPYAGGSAMIFRTWPNSLPQTIEVCPLEIPGRGRQMNLPPYTKMQPLVREIAQNIIPYLDKPFAIFGHSMGGLVSFELTRLLRSDYNLTPLHLFISARNAPQVSPTKRPIYNLPDAEFWQEIRNFNGTPDDVIENQDIIQLFLPILRADFTVLDTYSYTNEPPFDFPISVFGGLQDPAFTDFELKAWQEHTTAAFHLQMLDGNHFFLRSHEKLLLKSISQKLEFNYFSY, from the coding sequence ATGACAACCAAAACCACCTTCAACTCCTCGGTAACTTGTCCTAAACCCAACCCCCAAGCCAAATTACGCTTATTTTGCTTACCCTACGCAGGAGGTAGCGCCATGATATTTCGTACATGGCCTAATTCTTTACCCCAAACCATTGAAGTGTGTCCTCTAGAAATTCCGGGAAGGGGAAGACAAATGAACTTACCTCCCTATACAAAAATGCAACCTTTGGTGAGGGAAATAGCCCAAAATATCATTCCCTATTTAGATAAACCCTTTGCTATTTTTGGTCATAGTATGGGTGGATTGGTCAGTTTTGAATTAACTCGTTTACTACGCTCAGATTATAATTTAACTCCATTGCATCTATTTATATCTGCTCGCAATGCACCACAAGTTTCTCCTACAAAACGACCGATTTACAACTTACCAGATGCAGAGTTTTGGCAAGAAATTCGTAATTTTAATGGTACTCCTGATGATGTCATAGAAAATCAAGACATTATCCAACTTTTTCTCCCTATTCTCCGGGCTGATTTTACGGTTTTAGATACTTACAGTTACACAAATGAACCACCTTTTGATTTTCCGATTAGTGTTTTTGGTGGTTTGCAAGATCCAGCATTTACTGATTTTGAACTAAAAGCATGGCAAGAACATACGACGGCGGCTTTTCATTTACAAATGCTTGATGGTAATCACTTTTTTCTTCGTTCTCATGAAAAGCTTTTACTAAAATCTATATCTCAAAAGTTAGAGTTTAATTATTTCTCTTATTAA
- a CDS encoding alkaline phosphatase, whose amino-acid sequence MLRRLNKKVIGFLLLALLSVLSYTPQILASNTSNSGNVIFIHPDGTSAAHWGATRILFQGPDGRLNWDKMSNLAVYLGHMKNQLSATSNGGAVTHATGVKVNADSFGLDENGKPVVALSGKPQTIMEEAMSAGKATAIINSGMIHEPGTAAFLAKSPSRRNFADITKQIVESGADVILGGGEMWYLPKGTAGRHTTAEKSQRTDSLNLVEIAKKKGYTVVYTRDELLKLPTNTKKVLGIFAADDTYNDDTEENLKKQNLPLYVSAAPTVAEQLDVTLNIFSQKRKNFLIVLEEEGSDNFCNFNNAIGCLTALKRADDAVGVAMKFIEKNPNTLLVTAADSDAGGLELVGATEKDFPFDKPLPEKGKNGAPWDGKEGTGSLPFISAPDKQGRRFPFAISWSGFGDNAGGIIAKAHGFNAGLLNGTVDNTDIYRLMYRTLFGKELRNL is encoded by the coding sequence ATGTTACGACGATTGAATAAAAAAGTTATCGGTTTCTTACTTTTGGCTTTGCTATCTGTCCTGAGTTATACACCACAAATCTTAGCCAGTAATACTTCTAATTCCGGTAATGTGATATTTATACATCCAGATGGTACAAGTGCGGCTCACTGGGGCGCTACTAGAATACTTTTTCAAGGACCAGATGGCAGATTAAACTGGGATAAAATGTCAAATTTGGCTGTTTACCTGGGACACATGAAAAACCAACTCTCCGCAACTTCCAACGGTGGCGCGGTGACTCATGCTACAGGGGTAAAGGTAAATGCTGACTCTTTCGGGTTAGATGAAAATGGTAAACCCGTAGTGGCGCTTTCTGGTAAACCGCAAACAATTATGGAAGAAGCCATGAGCGCGGGGAAAGCAACTGCTATTATTAATTCTGGCATGATTCATGAACCAGGAACAGCTGCATTTTTAGCGAAATCTCCCAGTCGTCGTAATTTTGCAGACATCACCAAACAAATAGTAGAATCTGGTGCAGATGTGATTTTAGGTGGTGGGGAAATGTGGTATCTTCCCAAAGGAACAGCCGGAAGACACACCACTGCTGAAAAAAGTCAAAGAACCGATAGTTTAAATTTAGTAGAAATTGCCAAAAAGAAAGGTTACACCGTTGTTTACACCCGTGATGAATTATTGAAGTTACCAACAAATACCAAAAAGGTTTTAGGGATTTTTGCGGCTGATGACACCTACAATGACGACACAGAAGAAAACTTGAAAAAACAGAATTTACCGTTATATGTTTCTGCTGCACCGACGGTAGCGGAACAGTTGGATGTAACGTTAAATATTTTCTCACAAAAACGCAAAAATTTCTTGATTGTTTTGGAAGAAGAAGGCAGCGATAACTTCTGTAATTTTAATAATGCTATTGGTTGTCTTACGGCTTTAAAACGTGCTGATGATGCGGTTGGGGTAGCAATGAAATTTATTGAGAAAAACCCGAATACTTTATTAGTAACTGCGGCTGATAGTGACGCTGGTGGTTTAGAATTGGTGGGGGCAACAGAGAAAGATTTTCCTTTTGATAAACCGTTACCAGAAAAAGGTAAAAATGGCGCACCTTGGGATGGAAAAGAGGGAACAGGAAGTTTACCTTTTATTTCTGCACCCGATAAACAGGGTAGGCGTTTTCCCTTTGCTATATCTTGGTCAGGTTTTGGGGATAATGCTGGGGGAATAATAGCGAAAGCGCATGGTTTTAATGCTGGGTTGTTAAATGGAACGGTGGATAATACAGATATTTATCGGTTGATGTATCGGACTTTGTTTGGTAAGGAATTAAGGAATTTATGA
- a CDS encoding lysophospholipid acyltransferase family protein has product MLTLQHPQKTKPGWSLDERDPKFMESLMPVLGILYNYYFRVQTSGWENIPEGKVLIVGSHNGGLASPDTSMMMYDWLRRFGTQRPIYGLMHPKVWEVFPPAAEMAMKGGAIMAHPKMAYTAFRAGASVLVYPGGAEDVFRPHQMRDQIYFAERRGFIKLALRENVPIVPAISWGAHDTLIVLADLYKIMQQFHQWGMPWLFDVDPLVFPVYLGLPWGLAVGPLPNIPLPARIYTRVCPPIVFERYGKEAASDRNYVNQCYELVRSQMQQELDNLIKIASKSGDR; this is encoded by the coding sequence ATGTTAACATTACAACATCCCCAGAAAACAAAACCAGGGTGGTCTTTGGACGAGCGAGATCCAAAGTTCATGGAAAGTCTCATGCCTGTATTGGGCATTTTATACAACTACTATTTTCGAGTCCAAACCAGTGGCTGGGAAAATATCCCAGAGGGAAAAGTCCTTATTGTTGGTTCTCACAATGGCGGTTTGGCATCCCCGGATACATCTATGATGATGTACGACTGGTTACGTCGGTTTGGTACGCAAAGACCAATTTACGGTTTGATGCACCCGAAAGTCTGGGAAGTTTTTCCCCCAGCGGCAGAAATGGCCATGAAAGGTGGCGCTATTATGGCTCATCCCAAAATGGCTTATACGGCTTTCCGTGCTGGCGCTAGTGTCTTAGTTTATCCTGGTGGTGCGGAGGATGTGTTTCGACCTCATCAAATGCGGGATCAGATTTATTTTGCTGAACGTCGGGGTTTTATTAAGTTAGCACTGCGGGAAAATGTCCCCATTGTTCCCGCTATTTCCTGGGGGGCGCATGATACCCTGATTGTATTGGCTGATTTGTATAAAATTATGCAGCAATTCCACCAATGGGGGATGCCTTGGCTGTTTGATGTTGATCCGCTAGTCTTTCCTGTTTACCTGGGTTTACCTTGGGGTTTAGCTGTAGGACCATTGCCGAATATTCCTTTACCAGCGCGTATTTATACTAGGGTTTGTCCACCTATTGTTTTTGAACGCTATGGAAAAGAAGCCGCAAGCGATCGCAATTATGTTAATCAATGCTATGAATTAGTTAGAAGCCAGATGCAGCAAGAGTTAGATAACTTGATCAAAATAGCTAGTAAGTCAGGTGACAGGTGA
- a CDS encoding Hsp20/alpha crystallin family protein, giving the protein MALVRWDPIRDIERLEPFRELERWDPFREIDTLQRRMNRLFERMIPGDGGERAGLTFIPAAELEETDDAFKLKVELPGLEAKDVNVEVTPEAVSITGERKSETTTEREGYTRSEFRYGKFQRVIPLPSNVQHEQVQAEYKDGILRLNLPKAEPEKQKAFKVNLG; this is encoded by the coding sequence ATGGCACTAGTTCGTTGGGACCCAATCCGGGATATTGAACGCTTAGAACCATTTCGCGAACTTGAACGCTGGGACCCTTTCCGCGAAATTGATACCCTCCAACGGCGGATGAATCGCTTGTTTGAAAGAATGATACCAGGTGATGGAGGTGAAAGAGCAGGATTAACTTTTATTCCTGCGGCTGAACTGGAAGAAACTGATGATGCTTTTAAATTGAAAGTAGAACTACCTGGTTTAGAAGCCAAAGATGTAAATGTGGAAGTAACTCCTGAAGCTGTTTCTATTACTGGTGAAAGAAAATCGGAAACTACAACCGAAAGAGAAGGTTACACTCGTTCAGAATTTCGTTATGGCAAATTCCAACGGGTAATACCATTGCCTTCTAATGTGCAGCATGAACAAGTTCAGGCTGAATATAAAGATGGTATTTTGCGGTTGAATTTGCCGAAAGCAGAACCGGAAAAACAAAAAGCTTTCAAAGTTAATCTCGGTTAA
- a CDS encoding carotenoid oxygenase family protein: MQTIDKKSTKKTWAKAISQPATEFPATQLPVIAGKIPDGLRGTLYRNGPGRLERGGVSVGHWFDGDGAILAVHFTDAGATGVYRYVQTAGYQEETAAGKLLYGNYGMTAPGSIWNQWRKPVKHAANTSVLALPDKLLALWEGDNPYALDLATLETKGLNNLGGLAKGQPYSAHPKVDYKTGEIFNFGMTPGPNAILHIYKSDFTGKILQQAKFTLAGFPVIHDFVLAGQYLVFFAPAVRLNIWPVLFGTSTYSDSLTWQPEQGTQIIVIDRETLSVVSRGETEPWFQWHFGNGYVDDRGTVIVDLAKYADFQTNEYLRQVATGETQTVTKTTLTRVQINPQTGKVSGIETLLNRTCEFPSVPAKNVGKFSRYSYMSIFREGTDTEGEILNNIAGFDHQTGTLTEANLGENLYPSEPIHTQDIQNSDQGWVLTVVYDGNTNSSEVWIFNSQHLNEEPVCKLGLPSVIPHSFHGTWKTGE, encoded by the coding sequence ATGCAGACAATTGATAAAAAGTCAACTAAAAAAACTTGGGCAAAAGCCATATCCCAACCAGCAACGGAATTTCCTGCCACTCAATTACCAGTTATTGCTGGTAAAATTCCTGATGGGTTACGAGGTACACTTTACCGCAATGGACCAGGAAGACTAGAACGGGGTGGTGTGTCAGTAGGACATTGGTTTGATGGGGATGGGGCTATTTTAGCTGTCCATTTTACCGATGCAGGTGCTACCGGGGTTTATCGCTATGTGCAGACTGCTGGTTATCAAGAGGAAACTGCGGCAGGTAAATTACTGTATGGTAATTATGGCATGACTGCACCAGGTTCCATTTGGAATCAATGGCGAAAACCAGTTAAACACGCAGCAAATACTTCGGTTTTGGCATTACCTGATAAATTGCTGGCACTATGGGAAGGTGATAATCCTTATGCGTTAGATTTAGCAACTTTAGAAACTAAAGGTTTAAATAATTTAGGTGGTTTGGCTAAAGGACAACCCTATTCTGCTCATCCTAAAGTTGACTATAAAACGGGAGAAATCTTTAATTTTGGCATGACTCCTGGACCTAATGCCATACTGCATATTTACAAAAGTGATTTTACTGGAAAAATTCTCCAACAGGCAAAATTTACCTTAGCAGGTTTTCCCGTTATACATGATTTTGTTTTAGCAGGACAATATTTAGTATTTTTTGCTCCGGCGGTACGGTTAAATATTTGGCCTGTTTTATTTGGAACGAGTACCTATAGTGATTCTTTAACCTGGCAACCAGAACAGGGAACTCAGATTATAGTTATTGATAGAGAAACCTTGTCTGTGGTGAGTCGTGGAGAAACAGAACCTTGGTTTCAGTGGCATTTTGGAAATGGTTATGTTGATGATAGAGGAACGGTAATTGTTGATTTGGCTAAATATGCAGATTTTCAAACTAATGAATATTTGCGCCAAGTAGCGACAGGAGAAACTCAAACAGTTACTAAAACCACCTTGACGCGGGTACAAATTAATCCGCAAACTGGCAAAGTAAGTGGAATTGAAACTTTGTTAAATAGAACTTGTGAATTTCCATCTGTTCCTGCAAAAAATGTGGGTAAATTCTCTCGTTATAGCTATATGTCTATTTTTCGAGAAGGAACAGATACTGAAGGAGAGATATTAAATAATATTGCTGGTTTTGACCATCAAACCGGAACTTTGACAGAAGCAAACTTAGGTGAAAATCTTTATCCTTCTGAACCTATTCACACTCAAGATATCCAAAACTCTGACCAAGGTTGGGTGTTAACAGTGGTTTATGATGGTAATACCAATAGTAGCGAAGTTTGGATATTTAATAGCCAACACTTGAATGAAGAACCAGTTTGTAAACTCGGACTACCCAGTGTTATTCCCCATAGCTTCCACGGAACTTGGAAAACTGGGGAATAG
- the dnaK gene encoding molecular chaperone DnaK, which produces MAKVVGIDLGTTNSCVAVMEGGQPLVIANSEGQRITPSVVAYTKSGERLVGQIARRQAVMNPENTFYSVKRFIGRKYEEITHEATEVSYRTLRDSNGNVKLNCPAAGKQFAPEEISAQVLRKLVDDASKYLGEKVTQAVITVPAYFNDSQRQATKDAGKIAGLDVLRIINEPTAAALAYGLDKKENETILVFDLGGGTFDVSILEVGDGVFEVKSTSGDTHLGGDDFDKKIVDWLANEFQSNEGIDLRKDKQALQRLTEAAEKAKIELSSATQTNINLPFITATQAGPKHLDVTLTRGKFEEMAADLFDRCRKPVQQALQDAKLTNAQLDEIVLVGGSTRIPAVQELVRRMTGKEPCQGVNPDEVVAVGAAIQAGVLSGEVKDILLLDVTPLSLGVETLGGVMTKIIPRNTTIPVKKSEIFSTAADGQSNVEVHVLQGERELAKDNKSLGTFRLDGIPPAPRGVPQIDVTFDIDANGILSVTAKDKATSKQQSISITGASTLDKRDVEKMVRDAESHAEEDKRRREQIDTKNLADSLAYQAEKQIRDLGDKVSDGDKSRVEELVKDLREAINQDNFDRIKSLSSELQQVLMQIGSAVYAQAGSPNGSSREAQTGRGEDVIDADFVESQ; this is translated from the coding sequence ATGGCAAAAGTAGTAGGAATTGATTTAGGAACTACAAACTCTTGTGTTGCCGTGATGGAAGGAGGGCAACCATTAGTAATTGCTAATTCTGAAGGACAACGCATCACTCCTTCAGTTGTCGCTTACACTAAAAGCGGGGAACGCTTGGTAGGTCAAATTGCTCGTCGTCAAGCGGTAATGAACCCAGAAAATACTTTTTATTCTGTGAAACGTTTCATTGGGCGTAAATATGAAGAAATCACCCATGAAGCTACGGAAGTTTCTTATAGAACTCTGCGAGATAGTAATGGCAATGTGAAACTCAATTGTCCCGCTGCGGGTAAACAATTTGCACCAGAAGAAATTTCTGCCCAAGTGCTGAGAAAGTTGGTTGATGATGCTAGTAAATATTTAGGAGAAAAAGTTACTCAAGCAGTGATTACTGTTCCTGCTTATTTTAACGATTCTCAACGGCAAGCTACTAAAGATGCAGGTAAAATTGCTGGTTTAGATGTTCTCCGCATTATCAATGAACCAACAGCAGCAGCCTTAGCTTATGGTTTGGATAAAAAGGAAAATGAAACTATCTTAGTATTTGACCTTGGTGGCGGTACTTTTGATGTTTCTATTTTGGAAGTTGGAGATGGTGTTTTTGAAGTTAAATCTACGAGTGGGGATACTCATTTAGGTGGTGATGACTTCGATAAAAAGATTGTTGATTGGTTAGCTAATGAGTTTCAAAGTAATGAAGGCATTGATTTACGCAAAGATAAACAAGCCTTACAAAGATTGACTGAAGCTGCGGAAAAGGCAAAGATTGAGCTTTCTAGTGCGACTCAAACTAATATTAATTTGCCCTTTATTACCGCTACTCAAGCTGGTCCAAAACACTTGGATGTAACTTTGACAAGGGGTAAATTTGAAGAGATGGCAGCGGATCTTTTCGACCGTTGTCGTAAACCAGTTCAACAAGCATTGCAAGATGCAAAACTTACAAATGCTCAACTTGATGAAATTGTCTTAGTTGGTGGTTCGACTCGCATTCCTGCTGTGCAAGAATTGGTCAGAAGAATGACGGGTAAAGAACCTTGTCAAGGTGTGAATCCTGATGAAGTTGTAGCGGTGGGTGCGGCTATTCAAGCGGGTGTTTTGTCTGGTGAAGTCAAAGATATTCTACTGCTTGATGTTACTCCTTTGTCTTTGGGTGTGGAAACTCTTGGTGGTGTGATGACTAAAATCATTCCCCGCAATACGACTATCCCAGTGAAGAAATCAGAAATCTTTTCTACTGCGGCTGATGGTCAAAGTAATGTGGAAGTTCATGTTCTGCAAGGTGAGAGGGAATTAGCTAAAGATAATAAGAGTTTAGGTACTTTCCGCCTTGATGGTATTCCTCCAGCGCCAAGAGGTGTACCACAAATAGATGTGACTTTTGACATTGATGCTAATGGTATTCTGTCAGTTACAGCTAAAGATAAAGCCACTAGTAAACAGCAGTCAATTTCTATTACTGGTGCTTCTACTCTCGATAAGCGGGATGTTGAAAAGATGGTGCGGGATGCGGAATCTCATGCTGAGGAAGATAAAAGACGACGTGAACAAATCGACACCAAAAATTTGGCAGATTCTTTAGCTTATCAAGCTGAGAAACAAATTAGAGACTTGGGTGATAAGGTGAGTGATGGTGATAAAAGCCGAGTTGAAGAGTTAGTCAAGGATTTGCGGGAAGCCATTAATCAAGATAATTTTGACCGCATTAAATCTCTTAGCAGTGAATTACAGCAAGTCTTGATGCAAATTGGTAGTGCGGTTTATGCCCAAGCGGGAAGCCCAAATGGAAGCAGTCGGGAAGCACAAACTGGTCGTGGTGAAGATGTGATTGATGCTGATTTTGTGGAGTCCCAATAA
- a CDS encoding S8 family peptidase, translating into MTRIWAKTSVYHSGWCEEYLMGVYIIRPKTTSVARSLKLASRKFTRESRPSQVAEVVNFWQQDTVYKEINSYLDTLYLDPFCGSGGLIREIISSSKDADKLPEHQNSISITGTKVVDIPDEEIEQVRQDLPNALILRDLPIELIQPERNLTGKKDTINKDDLWHLEAISLITARRQGFTGTGKGISVAVLDSGIDANHPEIKDKIIESYRLNPRTQEIQTVPFEDTVGHGTHVAGLICGNQVGVAPEAQIINIIMFPNGVCNLSDWISWFDWLALQPEINIVNISAGELSLPAGYFELFNSLIDDLIAVGLIPICAVGNEGFNRSRTPGNCKGSLSVGAINNKNKVASFSGNTTITNDYQSYNVPYVVAPGESVYSSILGGGYEAWNGTSMATPIVSGVAALILEKYNKNISVLNLLDEILTNCQDLGLDKERQGKGLVQVPKALYEP; encoded by the coding sequence ATGACTAGAATATGGGCTAAGACCAGTGTTTATCATTCAGGTTGGTGTGAGGAGTATTTGATGGGTGTTTACATTATTCGTCCTAAGACAACATCGGTAGCGCGTTCTCTTAAATTAGCATCGAGAAAATTTACCCGTGAAAGTCGTCCTTCACAAGTCGCAGAAGTGGTGAATTTTTGGCAACAAGACACTGTATATAAAGAAATAAACTCTTACTTAGATACCTTGTACTTAGATCCCTTCTGTGGTAGTGGCGGTCTAATTAGAGAAATAATATCCTCTTCAAAAGATGCAGATAAACTCCCTGAGCATCAAAACAGCATCAGTATTACAGGTACTAAAGTTGTTGATATACCTGACGAAGAAATTGAGCAAGTACGTCAAGATTTACCTAATGCTCTAATTTTACGTGATTTGCCAATAGAGTTAATTCAGCCAGAACGAAATTTAACAGGTAAAAAAGATACAATAAATAAAGATGATCTTTGGCATTTAGAAGCTATATCTCTGATTACCGCACGTCGGCAAGGATTTACAGGAACAGGCAAAGGAATAAGTGTTGCAGTTCTCGATTCTGGTATAGATGCAAACCATCCAGAAATAAAAGATAAAATAATTGAATCTTATCGTTTAAATCCCAGGACACAGGAGATTCAAACCGTACCATTTGAAGATACAGTTGGACATGGTACTCATGTTGCAGGTTTAATTTGTGGAAATCAAGTTGGTGTTGCACCAGAAGCACAAATCATCAACATTATTATGTTTCCTAATGGTGTATGTAATCTCTCAGATTGGATATCTTGGTTTGATTGGTTAGCATTACAACCAGAAATAAATATAGTTAATATTTCTGCGGGTGAACTTTCTTTACCAGCAGGTTATTTTGAGCTATTTAATTCTTTAATTGATGATTTAATAGCTGTAGGTTTAATTCCCATTTGTGCTGTAGGTAATGAAGGATTTAATCGTTCTCGTACTCCGGGTAACTGTAAAGGTTCACTTTCGGTAGGTGCTATCAATAATAAAAATAAAGTTGCATCCTTTAGCGGTAACACTACTATCACAAATGACTATCAATCTTATAATGTTCCTTATGTAGTTGCACCGGGAGAAAGCGTTTATTCATCTATCTTAGGTGGAGGTTATGAAGCGTGGAATGGTACATCTATGGCCACACCTATAGTTTCTGGTGTAGCGGCTTTAATATTAGAGAAGTATAATAAAAATATCTCTGTGCTAAATTTATTAGATGAAATTCTGACGAACTGTCAAGATTTAGGACTGGATAAAGAACGCCAAGGTAAAGGTTTAGTTCAAGTACCAAAAGCCCTATATGAACCTTAA